From a region of the Rhinopithecus roxellana isolate Shanxi Qingling chromosome 8, ASM756505v1, whole genome shotgun sequence genome:
- the PLPPR4 gene encoding phospholipid phosphatase-related protein type 4 isoform X1: MQRAGSSGGRGECDISGAGRLGLEEAARLSCAVHTSPGGGRRPGQAAGMSAKERPKGKVIKDSVTLLPCFYFVELPILASSVVSLYFLELTDVFKPVHSGFSCYDRSLSMPYIEPTQEAIPFLMLLSLAFAGPAITIMVGEGILYCCLSKRRNGVGLEPNINAGGCNFNSFLRRAVRFVGVHVFGLCSTALITDIIQLSTGYQAPYFLTVCKPNYTSLNVSCKENSYIVEDICSGSDLTVINSGRKSFPSQHATLAAFAAVYVSMYFNSTLTDSSKLLKPLLVFTFIICGIICGLTRITQYKNHPVDVYCGFLIGGGIALYLGLYAVGNFLPSDESMFQHRDALRSLTDLNQDPNRVLSAKNGSSSDGIAHTEGILNRNHRDASSLTNLKRANADVEIITPRSPMGKENMVTFSNTLPRANTPSVEDPVRRNASIHASMDSARSKQLLTQWKNKNESRKLSLQVIEPEPGQSPPRSIEMRSSSEPSRVGVNGDHHGPGNQYLKIQPGAVPGCNNSMPGGPRVSIQSRPGSSQLVHIPEETQENISTSPKSSSARAKWLKAAEKTVACNRSNSQPRIMQVIAMSKQQGVLQSSPKNTEGSTVSCTGSIRYKTLTDHEPSGIVRVEAHPENNRPIIQIPSTEGEGSGSWKWKAPEKGSLRQTYELNDLNRDSESCESLKDSFGSGDRKRSNIDSNEHHHHGITTIRVTPVEGSEIGSETLSISSSRDSTLRRKGNIILIPERSNSPENTRNIFYKGTSPTRAYKD; this comes from the exons TTGCCTATATTGGCATCATCAGTGGTTAGCCTCTATTTCCTCGAACTCACGGATGTCTTCAAACCTGTACACTCTGGATTTAGCTGCTATGATCGGAGTCTTAGCATGCCGTACATTGAACCAACCCAGGAGGCAATTCCATTCCTCATGTTGCTTAGCTTGGCTTTTGCTGGACCTGCAATTACG ATTATGGTAGGAGAAGGAATTCTCTACTGTTGCCTCtccaaaagaagaaatggggttGGACTGGAGCCCAATATTAACGCCGGAGGCTGCAACTTCAACTCCTTCCTCAGAAGAGCCGTCAGATTCGTTG GTGTTCATGTATTTGGACTATGCTCTACAGCTCTTATTACAGATATCATACAGCTGTCCACAGGATATCAAGCACCTTACTTTCTGACTGTGTGCAAACCAAACTATACCTCTCTGAATGTATCTTGCAAAGAAAATTCCTACATTGTGGAAGATATTTGCTCAGGATCTGACCTCACAGTTATCAACAGTGGCAG AAAGTCCTTCCCTTCTCAACATGCAACCCTTGCTGCCTTTGCAGCTGTGTATGTTTCA ATGTACTTCAATTCCACATTAACGGATTCCTCTAAGCTTCTGAAACCTCTCTTGGTCTTCACATTTATCATCTGTGGAATAATCTGCGGGCTAACACGGATAACTCAGTATAAGAACCATCCAGTTGATGTCTATTGTGGCTTTTTAATAGGAGGAGGAATTGCACTGTACTTG GGCTTGTATGCTGTGGGAAATTTCCTGCCCAGTGATGAGAGTATGTTTCAGCACAGAGACGCCCTCAGGTCTCTGACAGACCTCAATCAAGATCCCAACCGAGTTTTATCTGCTAAAAATGGTAGCAGCAGTGATGGAATTGCTCATACGGAAGGCATCCTCAACCGAAACCACAGAGATGCCAGCTCGTTGACAAACCTCAAAAGAGCAAATGCTGATGTGGAAATCATTACTCCACGGAGCCCCATGGGGAAAGAGAACATGGTTACCTTCAGCAATACCTTGCCGCGAGCCAATACCCCATCTGTAGAAGACCCTGTCAGAAGAAATGCGAGCATTCACGCCTCTATGGATTCCGCTAGATCAAAGCAGCTCCTCACCCAGTGGAAGAATAAGAATGAAAGTCGAAAGTTGTCCTTGCAAGTTATAGAGCCTGAGCCTGGACAGTCACCACCCAGATCCATAGAAATGAGGTCAAGCTCAGAGCCATCGAGGGTAGGGGTGAATGGAGACCACCACGGTCCTGGCAATCAGTACCTCAAGATCCAGCCTGGCGCTGTCCCCGGATGTAACAACAGCATGCCTGGAGGGCCAAGAGTGTCCATTCAGTCCCGTCCTGGGTCCTCACAATTGGTGCACATCCCTGAGGAGACCCAGGAAAACATAAGCACCTCCCCCAAAAGCAGCTCTGCTCGGGCCAAGTGGTTAAAAGCTGCTGAGAAGACTGTGGCCTGTAACAGAAGCAACAGCCAGCCCCGAATCATGCAAGTCATAGCCATGTCCAAGCAGCAGGGTGTCCTCCAAAGCAGCCCCAAGAACACTGAAGGCAGCACGGTCTCCTGCACTGGCTCCATCCGCTATAAAACCTTGACAGACCATGAGCCCAGTGGGATAGTGAGGGTTGAGGCTCACCCAGAGAACAACAGGCCCATCATACAGATCCCGTCCACTGAAGGTGAAGGCAGTGGCTCTTGGAAGTGGAAAGCCCCTGAAAAAGGCAGCCTTCGCCAAACTTATGAGCTCAACGATCTCAACAGGGACTCAGAAAGCTGTGAGTCTCTGAAAGACAGCTTTGGTTCTGGAGATCGCAAGAGAAGCAACATTGATAGCAATGAGCATCACCACCACGGAATTACCACCATCCGCGTCACCCCCGTAGAGGGCAGCGAAATTGGCTCAGAGACGCTGTCCATTTCTTCTTCCCGCGACTCCACCCTGCGGAGAAAGGGCAACATCATTCTAATCCCTGAAAGAAGCAACAGCCCTGAAAACACTAGAAATATCTTCTACAAAGGAACCTCCCCCACACGGGCTTATAAGGATTGA